In the Bacillus shivajii genome, one interval contains:
- a CDS encoding MBL fold metallo-hydrolase, with protein sequence MRLTKHVYLVGSGEIGVSHQNDCHVYLIDTEEEAVLIDAGVGLDTQTIIQNVEQYIPFEKVTKVILTHTHADHGGGAPDFQQLGKQVVVPEIEAELMTNHEDDVELALQLAKNAGAYPSDYSFKYFEPDQLVKDCDELKVGDLTLKAIQVRGHSPGLSCYFLEESDGNKVLFSSDAVFAHGLLGLLNAPGSSLQDYREDFHKIENLNVDTLLPGHRLFILKRGNEHIQNGAEQLTKVFTPNMF encoded by the coding sequence ATGAGGTTAACTAAACATGTTTATTTAGTTGGTAGTGGTGAGATCGGTGTGTCTCATCAAAATGACTGTCATGTCTATTTAATTGATACGGAAGAAGAAGCTGTCTTAATTGATGCAGGAGTAGGGTTAGATACACAAACGATTATTCAAAATGTAGAACAGTATATTCCCTTTGAAAAGGTTACAAAGGTCATCTTAACTCATACACATGCTGATCACGGTGGTGGAGCCCCCGACTTTCAACAACTCGGCAAGCAAGTGGTTGTACCTGAGATAGAAGCAGAGCTGATGACCAACCATGAAGACGATGTTGAACTTGCTTTACAATTAGCGAAGAATGCAGGAGCTTATCCTTCTGATTATTCATTTAAATACTTTGAGCCAGATCAATTAGTAAAAGATTGTGATGAGCTAAAAGTTGGCGATTTAACTTTAAAAGCTATCCAAGTACGTGGACATAGTCCGGGATTGTCATGTTATTTCTTAGAGGAATCTGACGGAAATAAGGTCCTCTTCTCTTCTGATGCTGTTTTTGCTCATGGTTTACTAGGTCTATTAAATGCACCAGGTTCATCTTTACAAGATTATCGAGAAGACTTTCATAAAATAGAAAACTTGAATGTCGATACTTTGTTGCCAGGTCATCGATTATTTATTTTAAAAAGAGGTAATGAACACATTCAAAATGGAGCTGAACAACTTACTAAAGTTTTTACTCCTAATATGTTTTAG